One part of the Pseudoliparis swirei isolate HS2019 ecotype Mariana Trench chromosome 6, NWPU_hadal_v1, whole genome shotgun sequence genome encodes these proteins:
- the mob2a gene encoding MOB kinase activator 2a isoform X4 — protein MDWLMGKSKAKPNGKKPAEEKKQYLELEYTKIRVVDFDLKELVVLPREIDLNEWLASNTTTFFNLINLQYSTISEFCTGDTCQTMTAYNTIYYWYDERGKKTKCTAPQYVDFVMSLCQKLVTDEEIFPTKYGKEFPNSFESLVKKICRYLFHVLAHLYGAHFKETVTLELQGHLNTLYAHFIIFVREFNLVDPKETCIMDDLSEVLCAPAPPPAPPAPAPSSPASAPSPSSQNHVTER, from the exons gaaGTCGAAGGCGAAGCCAAATGGAAAGAAGCCGGCAGAAGAGAAGAAGCAGTACCTGGAGCTCGAGTACACAAAGATCCGCGTGGTGGATTTTGACCTCAAAGAGCTGGTGGTGCTGCCCAGAGAGATCGACCTCAACGAATGGCTCGCCAGCAACA CGACAACATTCTTCAATCTCATCAACCTGCAGTACAGCACCATCTCAGAGTTCTGCACCGGGGACACCTGTCAGACCATGACGGCCTACAACAC AATATACTACTGGTATGACGAGAGGGGGAAGAAGACAAAGTGCACCGCTCCACAATACGTCGACTTTGTGATGAGTCTTTGTCAGAAACTGGTCACAGATGAGGAAATCTTTCCTACAAAATATG gcAAAGAGTTCCCCAACTCCTTCGAGTCCTTGGTGAAGAAGATCTGCCGGTACCTGTTCCACGTGCTGGCTCACCTCTACGGGGCGCACTTTAAAGAGACGGTGACTCTGGAGCTGCAGGGCCACCTGAACACTCTGTATGCACATTTCATCATTTTCGTCAGGGAGTTCAACCTGGTGGACCCCAAGGAGACCTGCATCATGGACGACCTGTCCGAAGTCCTCTGCGCCCCCGCCCCGCCACCCGCGCCCCCCGCCCCGGCCCCTTCCTCCCCGGCCTCGGCGCCCTCCCCTTCTTCACAAAACCACGTGACGGAGAGATGA
- the mob2a gene encoding MOB kinase activator 2a isoform X2, translating to MGVLVCCDCFFYRKSKAKPNGKKPAEEKKQYLELEYTKIRVVDFDLKELVVLPREIDLNEWLASNTTTFFNLINLQYSTISEFCTGDTCQTMTAYNTIYYWYDERGKKTKCTAPQYVDFVMSLCQKLVTDEEIFPTKYGKEFPNSFESLVKKICRYLFHVLAHLYGAHFKETVTLELQGHLNTLYAHFIIFVREFNLVDPKETCIMDDLSEVLCAPAPPPAPPAPAPSSPASAPSPSSQNHVTER from the exons gaaGTCGAAGGCGAAGCCAAATGGAAAGAAGCCGGCAGAAGAGAAGAAGCAGTACCTGGAGCTCGAGTACACAAAGATCCGCGTGGTGGATTTTGACCTCAAAGAGCTGGTGGTGCTGCCCAGAGAGATCGACCTCAACGAATGGCTCGCCAGCAACA CGACAACATTCTTCAATCTCATCAACCTGCAGTACAGCACCATCTCAGAGTTCTGCACCGGGGACACCTGTCAGACCATGACGGCCTACAACAC AATATACTACTGGTATGACGAGAGGGGGAAGAAGACAAAGTGCACCGCTCCACAATACGTCGACTTTGTGATGAGTCTTTGTCAGAAACTGGTCACAGATGAGGAAATCTTTCCTACAAAATATG gcAAAGAGTTCCCCAACTCCTTCGAGTCCTTGGTGAAGAAGATCTGCCGGTACCTGTTCCACGTGCTGGCTCACCTCTACGGGGCGCACTTTAAAGAGACGGTGACTCTGGAGCTGCAGGGCCACCTGAACACTCTGTATGCACATTTCATCATTTTCGTCAGGGAGTTCAACCTGGTGGACCCCAAGGAGACCTGCATCATGGACGACCTGTCCGAAGTCCTCTGCGCCCCCGCCCCGCCACCCGCGCCCCCCGCCCCGGCCCCTTCCTCCCCGGCCTCGGCGCCCTCCCCTTCTTCACAAAACCACGTGACGGAGAGATGA
- the mob2a gene encoding MOB kinase activator 2a isoform X3, whose amino-acid sequence MRFKRNGSYTLDRKSKAKPNGKKPAEEKKQYLELEYTKIRVVDFDLKELVVLPREIDLNEWLASNTTTFFNLINLQYSTISEFCTGDTCQTMTAYNTIYYWYDERGKKTKCTAPQYVDFVMSLCQKLVTDEEIFPTKYGKEFPNSFESLVKKICRYLFHVLAHLYGAHFKETVTLELQGHLNTLYAHFIIFVREFNLVDPKETCIMDDLSEVLCAPAPPPAPPAPAPSSPASAPSPSSQNHVTER is encoded by the exons gaaGTCGAAGGCGAAGCCAAATGGAAAGAAGCCGGCAGAAGAGAAGAAGCAGTACCTGGAGCTCGAGTACACAAAGATCCGCGTGGTGGATTTTGACCTCAAAGAGCTGGTGGTGCTGCCCAGAGAGATCGACCTCAACGAATGGCTCGCCAGCAACA CGACAACATTCTTCAATCTCATCAACCTGCAGTACAGCACCATCTCAGAGTTCTGCACCGGGGACACCTGTCAGACCATGACGGCCTACAACAC AATATACTACTGGTATGACGAGAGGGGGAAGAAGACAAAGTGCACCGCTCCACAATACGTCGACTTTGTGATGAGTCTTTGTCAGAAACTGGTCACAGATGAGGAAATCTTTCCTACAAAATATG gcAAAGAGTTCCCCAACTCCTTCGAGTCCTTGGTGAAGAAGATCTGCCGGTACCTGTTCCACGTGCTGGCTCACCTCTACGGGGCGCACTTTAAAGAGACGGTGACTCTGGAGCTGCAGGGCCACCTGAACACTCTGTATGCACATTTCATCATTTTCGTCAGGGAGTTCAACCTGGTGGACCCCAAGGAGACCTGCATCATGGACGACCTGTCCGAAGTCCTCTGCGCCCCCGCCCCGCCACCCGCGCCCCCCGCCCCGGCCCCTTCCTCCCCGGCCTCGGCGCCCTCCCCTTCTTCACAAAACCACGTGACGGAGAGATGA
- the kcnj11 gene encoding ATP-sensitive inward rectifier potassium channel 11 encodes MLSRKGLVPDDYLLTRLAENVLQPKFFKAKPRKARFVTKNGTCNVAHTNIREQGRFLQDVFTTLVDLKWLHTLTIFTMSFLCSWLLFGMIWWLIAFAHGDLDQPGDGFVPCVTDIHSFASAFLFSIEVQVTIGFGGRMVTEECVSAILVLIVQNIVGLLINAIMLGCIFMKTAQANRRAETLIFSKHAVISVRNNKLCFMMRIGDLRKSMIISATVRLQVVRRTTTKEGEVVPLDQIDIRMDNPVGTNGVFLVTPLIICHVIDKDSPLYDLSAFELQHDDLEVIAVLEGVVETTGITTQARTSYVSEEILWGQRFVPTICEEDGMYAVDYSKFGNTVKVPTPFCSAKKLDEVGGIARFKLNEGVTLRPSARRRRRSPVVRRSRIETEG; translated from the coding sequence ATGTTGTCCAGGAAAGGACTCGTTCCTGATGATTACTTGCTCACACGTCTGGCTGAGAATGTCCTGCAGCCAAAGTTCTTTAAAGCCAAACCGAGGAAAGCACGGTTCGTGACCAAAAACGGCACCTGCAATGTAGCGCACACCAACATCCGAGAACAGGGTCGATTCTTGCAGGACGTCTTCACCACCCTGGTGGATTTAAAATGGCTCCACACGCTCACCATTTTCACCATGTCCTTTCTATGCAGCTGGCTTCTTTTCGGGATGATCTGGTGGCTTATTGCATTTGCGCACGGCGACTTGGACCAGCCTGGAGATGGCTTTGTCCCGTGCGTAACGGACATTCACTCCTTCGCCTCCGCGTTCCTCTTCTCTATAGAGGTCCAGGTGACCATCGGCTTCGGGGGGCGGATGGTCACGGAGGAGTGCGTCTCCGCCATCTTAGTCCTTATCGTGCAGAACATCGTCGGACTGCTCATCAACGCCATCATGCTCGGCTGCATCTTCATGAAAACGGCGCAGGCCAATCGGCGCGCAGAGACGCTCATTTTCAGCAAGCACGCAGTCATCTCAGTGCGAAACAACAAGCTGTGCTTCATGATGCGCATCGGGGATCTGAGGAAAAGCATGATCATCAGCGCCACCGTGCGGTTGCAGGTGGTCAGGAGAACCACCACCAAGGAGGGCGAGGTGGTGCCTCTGGACCAGATCGACATCCGCATGGATAACCCGGTGGGCACCAACGGCGTCTTCCTGGTGACCCCCCTCATCATATGTCACGTGATCGACAAGGACAGCCCTCTGTATGATCTGTCGGCGTTTGAGCTGCAGCACGATGACTTGGAGGTGATCGCGGTGCTGGAGGGGGTGGTGGAGACCACGGGCATCACCACCCAAGCCAGGACCTCCTACGTGTCGGAGGAGATCCTGTGGGGGCAGCGCTTCGTGCCCACCATCTGCGAGGAGGACGGCATGTACGCGGTGGACTACTCCAAGTTCGGTAACACCGTGAAGGTCCCGACGCCGTTCTGCAGCGCCAAGAAGCTGGACGAGGTCGGCGGCATCGCTCGGTTTAAACTTAACGAGGGCGTCACCTTGCGGCCGTCTGCGAGAAGGCGGCGGCGCTCCCCGGTTGTCCGCAGGTCCCGGATTGAGACTGAAGGTTGA